In Holophagales bacterium, one DNA window encodes the following:
- a CDS encoding ParA family protein gives MRIVTVTNQKGGVGKTTLVCHLALAGVERGLRTLVVDLDTQGNASTMLARDAAVARQAGGAAALFADGPIAPSVTEGGLHLLHGHQRLDEVDQRVGLADATRVRDRLRALPYDLVVIDTPPAIGLRHLGPQVWADLVVTPLEPNSFSLLALGQTLATIEEIRAIRPGLENRVLINRFTRSSGQQNRYIALLGEHVPLTRPFLTLRVAVSDALDEGVPVWRFRRADRETRETWMELCGGLIDG, from the coding sequence ATGCGTATCGTTACGGTGACCAACCAGAAGGGGGGAGTGGGGAAGACGACGCTCGTCTGCCACCTTGCGCTCGCCGGCGTCGAGCGCGGGCTGCGTACGCTCGTCGTCGACCTCGACACCCAGGGCAACGCCAGCACGATGCTGGCGCGGGACGCGGCAGTAGCCCGCCAGGCCGGCGGCGCCGCCGCGCTCTTCGCCGACGGTCCCATCGCGCCCTCGGTCACCGAAGGCGGCCTTCACTTGCTCCACGGCCACCAGCGCCTCGACGAGGTCGACCAACGGGTCGGTCTCGCCGACGCGACGCGAGTCCGCGACCGGCTGCGGGCGCTGCCCTACGACCTGGTGGTGATCGACACGCCGCCGGCGATCGGCCTGCGCCACCTCGGCCCGCAAGTCTGGGCCGATCTCGTGGTGACGCCGCTCGAGCCGAACAGCTTCTCGCTGCTCGCCCTCGGACAGACGCTTGCGACGATCGAGGAGATCCGCGCCATCCGGCCGGGGCTCGAGAACCGTGTCCTGATCAACCGCTTCACACGCTCTTCCGGCCAGCAGAACCGCTACATCGCGCTGCTGGGCGAGCACGTGCCGCTGACGCGGCCGTTTCTCACGCTGCGCGTAGCGGTCTCGGACGCGCTCGACGAAGGAGTCCCGGTCTGGCGCTTCCGCCGCGCCGACCGCGAGACGCGGGAGACCTGGATGGAGCTCTGTGGAGGGCTGATCGATGGCTGA
- a CDS encoding TrbI/VirB10 family protein, with product METGTPPVEPKEAGLELTPQPRIKKLSSAIVWIAAIFAVAVLWLVGYLVSSKARRPNQDHRVASVPPPVEDLAERIQRAAEREAKVAAEQAAAERGRKLQTPADLPPGFEQLLAKRDQPLAAGPPAATYGHEQPPSGRGGTSPGRTELQRALDSDLVPVAFRSGGPRSGSSRADRTENELGDGAPAAPPDLASLRAELVRAVQAKVEPQPSAAPKPVAGALHPAGSPFRISAGTLIPAVLTAGINSDLPGQTTALVRRNVYDSQSGRFLLIPQGSRLVGEYDSRVAFGQKRVLVAWNRVIFPDGRSLDLAGMQGVDLAAAAGLRDRVDNHFVRTFGSALLLAAVSAGVQLSQPEENGGFGTNPTPSQLAAAAVGQELGRVATEYLRRNLDVRPTIEVRPGYELNVEVTSDLDLPFPYEQTADAR from the coding sequence ATGGAGACGGGTACCCCGCCGGTGGAGCCCAAGGAGGCCGGGCTCGAGCTGACGCCGCAGCCTCGGATCAAGAAGCTCAGCTCCGCCATCGTCTGGATCGCGGCGATCTTCGCCGTCGCGGTGCTCTGGCTCGTCGGCTATCTCGTCAGCTCGAAAGCGCGTCGACCCAATCAGGACCACCGCGTCGCGTCCGTCCCGCCGCCGGTGGAAGACCTCGCCGAGCGAATCCAGCGAGCGGCCGAGAGAGAGGCGAAGGTTGCTGCGGAGCAGGCCGCCGCCGAGCGAGGCCGGAAGCTCCAGACCCCGGCCGATCTACCGCCGGGATTCGAGCAGCTCCTCGCGAAGCGGGATCAGCCCCTCGCCGCTGGGCCGCCGGCGGCGACCTACGGCCACGAGCAGCCGCCAAGTGGCAGGGGAGGTACTTCGCCCGGTCGCACGGAGCTCCAGCGCGCCCTCGACTCCGACCTCGTGCCGGTGGCCTTTCGCTCCGGCGGTCCCCGGTCCGGCTCCTCTCGCGCCGATCGAACCGAGAATGAACTGGGCGACGGTGCGCCCGCAGCGCCGCCCGACCTCGCGTCCCTACGCGCCGAGCTGGTGCGCGCGGTCCAGGCGAAGGTCGAGCCGCAGCCTTCCGCCGCGCCGAAGCCGGTCGCCGGTGCCCTGCACCCCGCCGGGTCGCCCTTCCGGATCTCGGCCGGTACGCTGATTCCGGCGGTCCTCACCGCGGGCATCAACTCCGACCTTCCTGGGCAAACGACCGCGCTTGTCCGTCGCAACGTCTACGACAGCCAGTCGGGGCGCTTCCTCCTCATTCCGCAGGGGAGCCGGCTGGTCGGCGAGTACGACAGCCGCGTCGCGTTCGGCCAGAAGCGGGTGCTCGTGGCCTGGAATCGCGTCATCTTCCCGGATGGTCGCTCGCTCGACCTGGCGGGCATGCAGGGCGTCGATCTCGCCGCGGCGGCGGGTCTCCGCGACCGCGTCGACAACCACTTCGTCCGCACGTTCGGAAGCGCGCTCCTGCTCGCCGCCGTCTCGGCCGGCGTCCAGCTCTCACAGCCCGAGGAGAACGGCGGCTTCGGCACGAACCCGACCCCGTCGCAGCTCGCGGCGGCGGCGGTCGGCCAGGAGCTCGGCCGGGTCGCGACGGAATACCTGCGCCGCAACCTCGACGTTCGCCCAACGATCGAGGTCCGGCCCGGCTACGAGCTGAACGTCGAGGTCACCTCCGACCTCGATCTTCCTTTCCCCTACGAGCAGACGGCGGACGCACGCTGA
- a CDS encoding MarR family transcriptional regulator has protein sequence MTNATIPYDQLLALRVGLRRFVKWSEQRARAAGLTPAQHQLLLAVRGHTDPMGPTLGEVSEYLMVRHHSVVGLVDRAVAAGLIRRVADAADHRAVRLRLTRRSENRLAVLSGLHLEELRRLRGSFERLWEGLEGQSQARRGADGDALGATMKRGGDAGGSARR, from the coding sequence ATGACCAACGCGACCATCCCCTACGACCAGCTGCTCGCGCTTCGCGTGGGCCTCCGCCGCTTCGTGAAGTGGAGCGAGCAGCGAGCTAGAGCCGCGGGTCTGACCCCTGCCCAGCATCAGCTCCTCCTCGCGGTTCGTGGCCACACCGACCCGATGGGACCGACTCTCGGTGAGGTCTCGGAGTACCTGATGGTCCGTCACCACAGCGTCGTCGGCCTCGTCGACAGGGCTGTCGCGGCCGGCTTGATTCGACGCGTCGCGGACGCCGCAGACCATCGCGCAGTCCGCCTTCGCCTCACTCGCCGTAGTGAGAACCGACTCGCCGTGCTCTCCGGTCTCCACCTCGAGGAGCTCCGTCGCCTGCGTGGCTCCTTCGAACGTCTTTGGGAGGGTCTCGAAGGACAGTCCCAGGCTAGGCGCGGCGCGGACGGCGATGCGCTTGGTGCGACAATGAAGCGGGGTGGCGACGCCGGCGGATCGGCCCGCAGATAG
- a CDS encoding chloride channel protein, with amino-acid sequence MSICAVVLGVASGLAGFLLLKLIGLMTNLFLFHRLGVDIPSFSQLHAGPGVVAAAVVGGLAVSVLARWSPAIRGHGIPEAMEVVLTRQSRIAPSTAVAKPLSAAIAIGTGGPFGAEGPIIVTGGALGSLLGQVLEVSPAERKILLAAGAAAGMAATFGAPLASILLAFELLLFEFSTRAFVPLAVAASIAAGIHAWLLGPGPLFAVPPHDFTGLETLPFFAILGIACGGLAVVVSRGLFLVEASFRRLPLDEIWHPVVGAGVFATVGLLEPRALGVGYDAISDVLAGRLAIGALLTLLAVKLVAWWVALGSGTSGGTLAPVLLISGSFGAVIGKLLSLSFPGLHVDPGAFALVAMAATFGAATRATFTSIVFLFELTRDYGIVLPLLVAAVLADLVAAFLARESLMTEKLARRGLRVTAEYEVNPFRQVRVASVMSRQVETLPVETTVGAARARFAIGRHGAYPIIDEHGVLCGIVSRTDLLGNPTASSDGPVLSIASRQVVSVATEDNLLTALDRMLSEDVEHLPVLDHGRLVGICTRSDVLQARREQLEAETLQPGWKLAPRSQVRAAVGRSGD; translated from the coding sequence ATGAGCATCTGTGCCGTAGTCCTCGGCGTCGCCAGCGGCTTGGCGGGCTTCCTCCTGTTGAAGCTCATTGGCCTGATGACCAACCTGTTTCTGTTCCACCGACTTGGCGTCGACATCCCGTCCTTTAGCCAACTCCACGCCGGACCCGGCGTCGTTGCTGCCGCCGTGGTGGGGGGGCTGGCGGTTTCCGTACTGGCCCGGTGGTCGCCTGCTATTCGCGGGCACGGCATTCCCGAGGCAATGGAGGTGGTGCTGACGCGACAGAGTCGCATCGCACCCAGCACGGCGGTCGCGAAGCCGTTGTCGGCAGCCATCGCGATCGGTACCGGCGGCCCCTTCGGAGCCGAGGGGCCGATCATCGTCACGGGAGGCGCCTTGGGTTCTCTCCTCGGCCAAGTGCTCGAGGTCTCTCCGGCGGAGCGCAAGATCCTGCTAGCGGCCGGTGCCGCCGCGGGAATGGCGGCGACCTTCGGAGCACCGCTGGCGTCGATTCTGCTGGCTTTCGAGCTTCTGCTGTTCGAGTTCTCGACTCGTGCCTTCGTTCCCCTGGCCGTCGCGGCATCGATTGCTGCGGGCATCCACGCTTGGCTCCTGGGGCCCGGCCCGCTGTTTGCGGTGCCGCCACATGACTTCACTGGTCTCGAAACCTTGCCCTTCTTCGCGATTTTGGGAATTGCCTGTGGGGGACTGGCGGTGGTCGTGAGCCGGGGGTTGTTCTTGGTCGAGGCGAGCTTCCGCCGCCTACCGCTGGACGAGATCTGGCATCCAGTTGTCGGAGCGGGAGTGTTCGCCACGGTCGGACTCCTGGAGCCTCGTGCCCTCGGCGTCGGCTACGACGCCATTTCGGATGTGCTGGCTGGCAGGCTTGCCATCGGGGCGCTTCTCACGCTTCTCGCCGTCAAGCTCGTCGCGTGGTGGGTCGCGCTCGGATCCGGAACCTCGGGCGGAACGCTGGCTCCGGTACTGCTGATCAGCGGCAGTTTTGGCGCCGTGATCGGAAAGCTCCTTAGCCTGAGCTTTCCAGGGCTCCATGTCGACCCGGGCGCCTTCGCACTCGTGGCGATGGCGGCGACATTCGGAGCCGCCACCAGGGCGACGTTCACCTCGATCGTCTTCCTCTTCGAGCTGACTCGCGACTACGGCATCGTGCTCCCGCTTCTGGTAGCCGCAGTGCTTGCGGACCTGGTCGCCGCATTCCTGGCCCGGGAGAGCCTGATGACCGAGAAGCTCGCACGTCGGGGCCTGCGGGTCACCGCCGAGTACGAGGTTAATCCCTTCCGGCAGGTTCGCGTCGCCTCCGTGATGAGCCGCCAGGTCGAGACATTGCCGGTCGAGACGACGGTGGGTGCAGCACGAGCACGCTTCGCGATCGGGCGACACGGCGCCTACCCGATCATCGATGAGCACGGCGTGTTGTGCGGCATCGTTTCGCGTACCGATTTGCTCGGGAATCCGACGGCGAGCTCCGACGGCCCGGTACTGTCGATCGCCAGCCGGCAGGTCGTCTCGGTCGCTACTGAGGACAACCTCTTGACCGCGCTGGATCGGATGCTGAGCGAAGATGTGGAGCACTTGCCCGTGCTCGATCACGGTCGGCTGGTCGGGATCTGCACCCGATCCGACGTGCTGCAGGCGAGACGGGAGCAACTGGAGGCAGAGACACTCCAGCCTGGATGGAAACTCGCACCGAGATCGCAGGTCAGGGCGGCCGTGGGTCGTTCTGGAGACTGA
- a CDS encoding DNA repair protein RadC has product MRRTTPNRENRDPQPQNRLNLVEPGEPGFEPETIARYRVALVREEATPYESPEHCGDPAAAAKFLHTILSSWDREVMGALFLDTRNRAIGHQFAYIGTLTRAAVEPRGILTAALLANAAGILLFHNHPSGDPSPSSEDLAFTRRMAEAGEVVGIRLVDHIIVGEAPAFVSLRQRGAF; this is encoded by the coding sequence ATGCGCCGAACGACACCCAACCGCGAGAACCGAGATCCCCAGCCCCAGAACCGCCTCAACCTCGTCGAGCCCGGTGAGCCGGGCTTCGAACCGGAGACCATCGCCCGCTACCGCGTGGCCCTGGTCCGCGAAGAGGCCACACCGTACGAGTCGCCCGAGCACTGCGGCGACCCCGCCGCAGCCGCCAAGTTCCTCCACACGATCCTGTCGTCCTGGGACCGCGAGGTCATGGGCGCGCTCTTCCTCGACACGCGCAACCGCGCGATCGGGCACCAGTTCGCCTACATCGGCACGCTGACCCGGGCCGCAGTCGAGCCGCGGGGCATCCTGACCGCCGCGCTACTCGCCAACGCCGCCGGCATCCTCCTCTTCCACAACCACCCCTCGGGCGATCCGTCGCCGAGCTCGGAGGATCTGGCCTTCACCCGCCGCATGGCGGAGGCCGGCGAGGTCGTCGGGATACGGCTCGTTGACCACATCATCGTGGGCGAGGCTCCAGCCTTCGTCTCGTTGCGCCAGAGAGGCGCGTTTTGA
- a CDS encoding TrbG/VirB9 family P-type conjugative transfer protein has protein sequence MFRRSLIRSQYLLLSALVIAWLGGVAAKAAQPPSKSDSAVRDATQQFATTGKAPVLEEGDSVIYPFGESQPVLQCTPLRACDVELEAGEVVHGVALGDTERWISSPLFSGDPSALVPHVVVKPREYGISTNMIVTTTRRTYHLNLVAPAKGKTGEVQGTYERRVRFYYPGDVVEQWSDAAQLEAARAKRQSDSTIASLTGAIDPGRMNFDYSISGLHFTGFRPTSIFDDGHHTYIQLPAATASADAPAFLARTESGDEAILNYRMNGSWIIVDGLFERGELLSGVGRARKSVKITNRAFVRSAGAR, from the coding sequence ATGTTTCGACGCTCGCTGATCCGTTCGCAGTACCTGCTGCTCTCTGCCCTTGTCATCGCTTGGCTCGGCGGCGTCGCGGCCAAGGCCGCGCAGCCGCCTTCGAAGTCCGATTCGGCGGTCCGCGACGCGACGCAGCAGTTCGCGACGACCGGGAAGGCGCCGGTCCTCGAGGAGGGCGATTCGGTGATCTACCCGTTCGGGGAGAGTCAGCCCGTTCTCCAATGCACGCCGCTCCGCGCTTGCGACGTCGAGCTCGAGGCCGGTGAGGTCGTTCACGGGGTCGCGCTGGGCGACACCGAGCGCTGGATCTCCAGCCCGCTCTTCTCGGGCGATCCGAGCGCGCTGGTCCCTCACGTCGTGGTGAAGCCCCGAGAGTACGGCATCAGCACCAACATGATCGTGACCACCACGCGCCGGACCTACCACCTCAACCTCGTCGCACCCGCCAAGGGGAAGACGGGCGAGGTGCAGGGCACCTACGAGCGCCGGGTACGTTTCTACTACCCGGGCGACGTCGTCGAGCAGTGGTCCGACGCGGCGCAGCTCGAGGCAGCGCGTGCGAAGCGCCAGAGCGATTCGACCATCGCGAGCCTCACCGGCGCGATCGATCCCGGCCGGATGAACTTCGATTATTCGATCTCGGGCCTGCACTTCACCGGCTTCCGGCCGACATCGATCTTCGACGACGGGCATCACACCTACATTCAGCTCCCGGCCGCCACCGCGTCCGCCGACGCGCCGGCCTTCCTCGCTCGCACCGAGTCGGGCGACGAAGCGATCCTCAACTACCGCATGAACGGGTCGTGGATCATCGTCGACGGGCTCTTCGAGCGCGGCGAGCTGCTCAGCGGCGTCGGGCGCGCGCGCAAGTCCGTGAAGATCACCAACCGCGCGTTCGTGCGCTCGGCCGGAGCCCGCTGA
- a CDS encoding ImmA/IrrE family metallo-endopeptidase: protein MNGYRLRLARGLRRLTQTQLAERAATSQATIAKLESGQLEASADLLERLTLQIGFPVAFLLGSDSVELPEGSLLLYRKKAKLSKADQEQIYNLSQLALTAVVELRRRFKPIATTFPVLCDSSAKDAAGLIRNALGVKPGAPVERLIQRLEASGVICLALPLGDDCADFDAFSALAAQETPVIAYHAFRPTDRVRMSVAHEAGHLALHGSAQLGPQEVEAEAYEVAGEVLLPSEEVLSELTLPITVSELLRLKRRWGVSIAALIQRARHLNRISVDQQKRLFIKLGKLGWRQIEPGSEGLAPEKPRLFARMFDAVYHGDAKAFADTLGYPTALVEALLAANGVAPSSEPSSRGQLVEFSRLTPRAATGPRGLTQRSS, encoded by the coding sequence ATGAATGGCTATCGACTTCGTCTGGCTCGCGGCCTCCGTCGGCTGACGCAAACTCAGCTCGCCGAGCGTGCTGCTACTAGTCAGGCAACTATCGCGAAGCTAGAAAGCGGCCAGTTGGAGGCGTCTGCAGATCTCCTTGAGAGATTGACTCTCCAGATCGGCTTCCCGGTGGCGTTTCTGCTGGGTAGCGATTCGGTAGAGCTTCCCGAGGGCTCGCTACTCCTTTATCGCAAGAAGGCAAAGCTCTCCAAGGCTGATCAGGAGCAGATCTACAACTTGTCGCAGCTGGCTTTGACCGCGGTGGTCGAGCTGCGTCGACGGTTCAAACCGATTGCGACGACGTTCCCTGTCCTCTGTGATTCAAGCGCCAAGGACGCCGCCGGCCTGATCCGCAACGCTCTTGGAGTGAAGCCGGGTGCACCTGTCGAGCGGCTGATTCAGCGTCTTGAAGCGAGTGGCGTGATCTGCTTGGCACTGCCTCTCGGGGATGACTGCGCAGACTTCGACGCATTCAGTGCTCTGGCTGCACAAGAGACTCCCGTGATCGCGTACCACGCGTTCCGGCCGACTGACCGAGTCAGGATGAGCGTAGCTCACGAGGCGGGGCATCTCGCCCTGCACGGCTCTGCACAGCTAGGCCCACAGGAGGTGGAAGCGGAAGCTTATGAGGTTGCTGGCGAGGTGCTTCTGCCCAGCGAGGAGGTTCTTTCTGAGCTGACCTTGCCGATCACCGTCAGCGAACTCCTTCGCCTGAAACGCCGATGGGGAGTCTCCATAGCGGCATTGATTCAGCGGGCGCGTCATCTGAACCGGATCTCTGTCGATCAGCAGAAGCGCCTGTTCATCAAGCTCGGCAAGCTGGGGTGGCGGCAGATCGAACCGGGGAGCGAAGGACTTGCTCCCGAGAAGCCTCGCCTGTTCGCACGGATGTTCGATGCCGTCTACCACGGAGACGCGAAGGCCTTCGCTGACACCCTCGGGTACCCGACCGCTCTAGTAGAAGCACTCCTCGCCGCCAACGGTGTAGCCCCTTCCTCCGAACCAAGCAGTCGTGGGCAGCTGGTGGAATTCTCGCGACTAACTCCACGCGCGGCGACCGGGCCGAGAGGTTTGACACAGCGGTCGAGCTAG
- a CDS encoding ParB/RepB/Spo0J family partition protein: MAEATLGMSSLDRLRELKEETERRQAGGKRRVVDLPIGEVHPDPRQVRSDFVADVLSAEDQEDLEGLARNIAAIGIHNPIHVRPDPDGGYVIISGERRWRAAGIAGLETVPCLVAAGAEHDTGRNTLTQLSENLQRSNLKLLDVANALKRCLDETGLGQAELAKELGKSKSWVSKYLALLKAEGPFRAALDEGLLGNPETARMFGRLDSKQQERLLRRARKTSDPISHLEVLRLDRGNRPPGADPASAPSLAAREYEDQAVRPRRVNEEPMFDLHLSARQIRELVRRLGGEPPTDDGSLVADLLALLS; encoded by the coding sequence ATGGCTGAAGCGACCCTGGGGATGAGCTCGCTCGACCGGCTGCGCGAGCTGAAGGAGGAGACCGAGCGCCGCCAGGCGGGCGGCAAGCGGCGCGTGGTCGATCTGCCGATCGGCGAAGTCCACCCCGACCCGCGCCAGGTCCGCAGCGACTTCGTCGCCGACGTCCTGAGCGCCGAGGACCAGGAGGATCTGGAAGGCCTCGCCCGGAACATCGCCGCGATCGGCATCCACAACCCGATCCACGTGCGGCCCGACCCGGACGGCGGCTACGTCATCATCTCCGGCGAGCGCCGCTGGCGCGCCGCAGGCATCGCCGGTCTCGAGACCGTCCCCTGCCTCGTCGCCGCCGGCGCCGAGCACGACACCGGCCGCAACACGCTCACCCAGCTCTCCGAGAACCTCCAGCGCTCGAACCTCAAACTCCTCGACGTCGCGAACGCCCTCAAGCGCTGCCTCGACGAGACCGGCCTCGGCCAGGCGGAGCTGGCGAAGGAGCTGGGCAAGTCGAAGTCCTGGGTGTCGAAGTACCTGGCGCTCCTGAAGGCGGAAGGGCCGTTCCGAGCGGCCCTGGACGAAGGGCTCCTCGGAAATCCTGAGACGGCGCGGATGTTCGGTCGGCTCGACTCTAAGCAGCAGGAGAGACTCTTGCGCCGTGCTCGCAAGACGTCGGACCCAATCTCCCATCTAGAGGTACTGCGCCTTGACCGTGGCAATAGGCCGCCGGGAGCGGATCCCGCTTCTGCGCCTAGCCTCGCAGCTCGCGAGTACGAGGACCAGGCGGTCCGCCCCCGGCGGGTCAACGAAGAACCGATGTTCGATCTGCACCTGTCGGCGCGGCAGATCCGAGAGCTTGTCCGGCGCTTGGGAGGGGAGCCACCCACAGACGACGGCAGTTTGGTGGCGGATCTGCTGGCCCTACTCTCATGA
- a CDS encoding MgtC/SapB family protein, with amino-acid sequence MDSLREIWPHWPTLARIALALVIGLFVGIERERSGKEAGLRTFAFAALLGCVGGLLGPPYGVVSIALLGVLIVLLNLETIRSGEGAELTTSIALLLVGFAGLLAGRGHQFTPTVLGVVTAGLLAWKQPLSGFSKSLTVSEFRSAVQLAIIAFVVYPALPEGAIDPWGLVDARDAWIAVILIAALGFANYVLLKTYGARGIELTGFLGGLINSTVTVTELARRVHDAPSSFRVHAEKGVALATAAMLLRNALILALLSPTVFRICALPLALAVVGTAMSRLTLRRARGPGADAADQVTSPPPLDALASPFSPLAALKLGGLFLAIEVAGTLAQRYIGAVGLYGVSLIGGVVSSSSAVAAAASIAKASSEIDAAALAALLACATSALVNLPLVARIGRDRKLTRNVALMLGACVLLGFVGAVLQSNLR; translated from the coding sequence ATGGACTCGTTGCGGGAGATCTGGCCTCATTGGCCGACGCTCGCGCGCATCGCACTCGCGCTCGTCATCGGTCTGTTCGTCGGCATCGAGCGAGAACGAAGCGGCAAGGAAGCCGGGCTTCGAACGTTCGCCTTCGCGGCGCTACTGGGTTGCGTTGGCGGACTGCTCGGCCCCCCGTACGGTGTGGTGTCGATCGCGCTCCTCGGCGTGCTGATCGTGTTGCTGAACCTGGAGACGATTCGCAGCGGAGAGGGCGCGGAGCTGACGACGTCAATCGCCCTGCTGCTTGTGGGCTTCGCGGGTCTGCTCGCCGGGAGGGGTCATCAGTTCACGCCGACTGTGCTCGGCGTCGTCACGGCCGGGCTCCTGGCGTGGAAGCAACCGCTTTCCGGCTTCAGCAAGAGCCTCACGGTGTCGGAGTTCCGATCCGCCGTCCAGCTCGCGATCATCGCGTTCGTCGTTTATCCAGCCTTACCGGAAGGCGCGATCGACCCTTGGGGGCTCGTCGACGCGCGCGACGCATGGATCGCGGTCATCCTAATTGCCGCGCTGGGCTTCGCGAACTACGTTCTTCTCAAGACCTACGGCGCCCGCGGCATCGAGCTGACCGGCTTTCTGGGCGGGCTGATCAACAGCACCGTCACGGTCACCGAGTTGGCTCGCCGAGTTCACGATGCCCCGTCGAGCTTTCGAGTTCATGCAGAAAAGGGTGTCGCTCTGGCGACTGCGGCAATGCTCCTACGGAATGCGCTCATCTTGGCCCTCCTGTCGCCGACCGTGTTCCGGATCTGCGCCCTGCCATTGGCACTTGCAGTCGTCGGCACCGCGATGTCACGCCTGACGCTTCGACGAGCAAGGGGCCCCGGGGCCGATGCCGCAGATCAGGTCACGTCTCCGCCTCCGCTCGACGCGCTGGCGTCGCCCTTCTCGCCCCTCGCGGCGTTGAAGCTCGGAGGCCTCTTCCTCGCGATCGAAGTGGCCGGGACGCTCGCGCAACGCTACATAGGCGCCGTCGGCCTGTACGGCGTCAGCCTGATCGGTGGCGTCGTCTCGAGCTCGAGTGCCGTCGCTGCCGCTGCGAGTATCGCCAAGGCGTCATCCGAAATAGACGCAGCCGCCTTGGCAGCGCTCCTCGCGTGCGCAACCAGTGCACTCGTCAACCTCCCCCTCGTCGCTCGGATCGGCCGGGACCGGAAACTGACACGCAATGTCGCGCTGATGCTTGGTGCCTGCGTGCTGCTCGGCTTCGTCGGAGCGGTGCTTCAGAGCAACCTCCGCTAG
- a CDS encoding type IV secretion system protein, producing the protein MRLSRPFRHQEREPEATAGPPARGRREWDDRYSGLARGKRNWQLAALGLLAIDGLLTGGLIHLATQSRVSPFVVEVDRLGQAVAFGPAEQLRKTDERLIRYQLNLFIRDVRSVFSDAEVQKTVINRAYGCSKDAALGFLNDYFKKSNPFLREAEGTVTVQVQSVLRLSPSSWQVQWRETPIAAGGRVGQETAWQAVLGVELTPPETTDLLLVNPLGLYVTEINWTQVL; encoded by the coding sequence ATGAGGCTCAGCCGCCCGTTTCGGCATCAAGAGCGCGAGCCGGAGGCCACCGCCGGCCCGCCGGCGCGCGGCCGTCGCGAGTGGGACGATCGCTACTCCGGTCTCGCCCGCGGCAAGCGCAACTGGCAGCTCGCCGCGCTCGGGCTCCTCGCGATCGACGGCCTGCTCACCGGCGGCCTCATTCACCTGGCCACCCAGAGCCGAGTCTCACCGTTCGTCGTCGAGGTCGACCGACTCGGCCAAGCGGTCGCCTTCGGGCCGGCGGAGCAGCTGCGGAAGACCGACGAGCGGTTGATCCGCTACCAGCTCAACCTCTTCATCCGCGACGTCCGTTCCGTCTTCTCGGACGCCGAGGTGCAGAAGACCGTCATCAACCGCGCCTACGGTTGCTCGAAGGACGCCGCGCTCGGCTTCCTCAACGACTACTTCAAGAAGAGCAACCCGTTCCTGCGGGAGGCCGAGGGCACCGTCACGGTACAGGTGCAGTCGGTGCTCCGACTGTCGCCCTCGAGCTGGCAGGTGCAATGGCGCGAGACGCCCATCGCGGCGGGCGGACGGGTCGGTCAGGAGACCGCCTGGCAGGCCGTGCTCGGCGTCGAGCTGACGCCGCCGGAGACCACCGACCTCCTGCTGGTCAACCCTCTCGGCCTCTACGTCACCGAGATCAACTGGACCCAGGTCCTCTGA